GGAATGAAAAGGCCTACTACGACTTGCGGGGTTTTGTAGAAGATCAGATTGTTTACCTGAAAGAAAAAAAGCCACAGGTAACAAAAACGGCAAAGCTGGACGGAGAGGCACAGACGATACAGTCAGCAGAAATTGACTGGGATAAAGAATTTGGCCTATTTCTTCAAGCAGATATTAACAAGCCTTCCTATGCGCAGAGCTATGACGTTGTACGCAAGGATTCAGCCACATTTGAATACAGATTAAAGCAAAATGCAGATCTCCCGGTTCGCTATCTCAAAATAGTTGTTGATACTCTTTTAAAATCTCCGGTTCGTGTCACAGCCATAATCCAATCCAAAAACCGGATTTACGAGTCGGAGAAAAACATCGAATTGACTTATTCCCGGAAAAACAATCTTCCGCAAATCTCTTTTTACTTGGTAAGCGGTTACCAAAAGCTAATCTTTATGGAGCCCAAATCCTTCAGCATAACTTCAAAAATAGGACAATAGCGGGTTCCTGATGGCGTCCACTCTGTACGCTTACACCATAATTTGGGTAAACATTACCCAAATGCAGCGCTGTATAAATCAACCAAGCTGGGTTTTGCGAGATTGTATCGCTCGGAAAAATATCTCCAAAAAATACTAAAATACCGGCATTGGTGCATATTTATAGCACTATTTCGAGAAATGTAATTTGCGTATATTCCCTCTTTCTGATTGTGCATTGAAATTCGGCATAGTATTGGATGAATCTGTAATGAAACCATGTAGACCCGGACTTACCAGTCAACATGTAAACTAAATCATAAATAAACTTAACATTCAATGCAACAAGAACAGAAAAATAAGCAAAGCATAGCCTGGGCGATGGTAGTTGTCCTTGGGCTAGCAACAGCCATGTTTGGCTACTTGTTTACGACTCAAAAACAAGAGTTGACACAGCAGGAATCGATGGTAGTTGAAAAGGCAAGAGAGTTGGCTGTAACCAAAACTAAATTGGATTCGATTTCCACAGTTCTTGATTCGAAGATCGCCGAAGTAGAAAGATTGGGCGGAGATATCACTGAACTGACGAAAATGAAAGAGAAACTGGAAGCTGATAAAGTGGCTTTCAGCAGAAGCAGAAGAGTTGAGACGAACAAATACCTGGGTAAGATCAAGGAATATGAAAAATTCCTGACTGAGAAGGATGAAATGATCGCTCAACTGAAAGCTGAAAACGAGCACCTGGTAGCTTCCAACGATTCTTTAAGCACACATGTTGGTACATTGACCAGCGAACGTGAGAGACTGGTTCAGCGTCAGACTGAGCTTACTGACTCGGTTGTAACTTTCACTGCGGCTAACAGGGAGTTGAGTGACAAAGTCAGCAAAGCAGCTGCATTGAGAGCTCAGAACCTTAAAATCCTGACCGTTAATTCAAGAGGCAAGGTGAAAGACAAAGAAGAATATAAAGGCAAAAAAGTTGACAAGCTGAAACTTGTTTTCAACCTGCCGGAAAATGAGCTTACCGCTCAGGAATCAAAAGATATCTATGTAAGAGTTTTGGATCCACAGGGAGCTGTTATTGCTGATGATGCAACGGGATCAGGCGAGTTTGAAGTGGATGGAGCACCATCTAAGTTCACAACCCGCGAGTCGGTAGCATTTCAAAATAACAACCAAAAAGTTGAGATGCTGTACGATAACGCTTCTCAATTCCGCCCTGGAAAATATAATGTAGAGTTATATGCTGAGGGTTACAAAATTGGAGGTGGTAATTTTACCATCAAATAAGGTTACAACTTCACACCATGCATAGCTATGAAGGCGGCCGGTTTATATCGGCCGCTTTTTTCGTATTTAATTCCATAGAATCTATTTATTCTGCTCCTTGATCACACCGATGTATTGCTGTAACAATTCGCCGTTTTCTGGGGCAGGGTATGACATCTTCATATTTTTCAGCTCTTCCTGAATAATTTTCGCTACACATAGCCTCATATTTTTCTTATCGTCGGCCGGAACTACATACCAGGGCGCTTTTTCGGATGCAGTTGCGTTAATGCACTCTTCGTAAGCATTCATGTATTCATCCCATTTGGCCCGCACTTTTACATCCTGCTCGTCGAATTTCCAGTTTTTGGAGGGATCCTCAATGCGCTCGATTAACCGCTCAGCCTGTTCTTCTTTTGAGACGTTCAGAAAAAACTTGATAACCCTGATGCCATTGCGATAGAGATATTTTTCGAGATGACGGATATCAGAATACCGATGTTTCCAAACTTTGTCCAAATCCTCTGTAAGTTCAAGAGGTAATTTTTGAGATTCTTTCAAAATATCCGGCTCGACCTTCACAACCAACACTTCTTCGTAGTAGCTACGGTTGAAAATGGTGATTGTGCCTCTTTGTGGCAACACTTGATTGGTACGCCATAAAAAATCATGGCTTAGTTCGGTTTCGGTAGGTCTCTTGAAAGAATGGATCTTGATACCCACTGGATTGACGCCCGCAAGAACATGCTTGATCGTTCCGTCTTTTCCAGCCGCGTCCATCGCTTGGAATATAACAAGCAGACCGTAGCGATTGTGGGCATACATCAGCGTTTGAAGTTCGTCCAGTGCCTCAGCCTGTTCTCTTTGCTGCGCCTCATAATCTTCCTTATTGTCATAAATATCTTTAAAACGGGTCTTTGTTTTGCTGATGTCAAATTTCTTGGTGCCGTCTACACGGAAGTCTGCGGGATCGAAGTCTTGCATTTTGAGAGCGGTTTAAGGTTGAATGTCAACACGGTTTGTCTGTAAAAATTTCACAAGTTTCGTAAATGCGCGGGCCCTGTGACTAAGCTGCGATTTTTCTTCCAATGTCATTTCCGCAAATGTTTTTTCATAACCATCAGGAACGAACACAGGATCATAGCCAAAGCCATTTGTGCCCCTTTTAGCGGAAATAATGTTGCCCTGAACAATTCCTTCAAACTGATGAAATGTTCCATCTAAAACCAGGGTAATGACAGTAACAAAACGTGCGCTCCTGTCGGTAAAAGCAGAAAGCTTTTGAAGTAGTAATGCTATATTATCTTCAGAGTCGCGCTGCGGCCCGGCATACCTTGCCGACATGACGCCAGGCTCGCCATTTAATGCACTTACTTCCAGTCCGGTGTCATCCGCGAAACAGTCTATTCTGAAATTTTTATGCACGTAAGCAGCCTTTCCATATGAATTTTCGGAAATCGTATCATAGGGTTCGGGAATGTCAGTTTCGCAGCCGATATCAGCCAGCGTGACAAGCTCGAACTGATCGCCCAGGAGCGCTTGTATTTCGGTGAGCTTGTTTAGATTATTTGTAGCGAAGCAAAGTTTCATAAAATGCACAAGTGAATATCGGCGCATTTTACACAAAAAAACGGCCACTCTTGTGAAGCGGCCGTTCAAATTTTATATTGATTACCTTGATGGAGGGGCAACCGGAGGAGCTGCCGGAGTGGCTGGTCCTTTTGAAAAATCGATCAATTCCATTTCAAACTGCAATACGGAGTTCCCTGGGATCGGACCGTAAGCTTCCGGCCCGTAAGCAAGTCCCGAAGGAATTATCAGAAGGCCTTTTTCCCCTTTTTTCATCAGCATGATACCTTCTTCCCAACCAGGGATTACCATCCCCTGGCCAACCTGAAGATCCAGGGGTTTTCCCTGATTTTTAGAACTGTCAAACTCTTTCCCGTCAAGGAATTTTCCCGTATAATGAACTTTCACATTATCTCCCGACACCGGACTTGCTCCTGTACCCTCTGTTTGTGGCACATAGACCAGTCCTGATGCAGTTTTTCTGGCTTTGCCGGCCAGGTTATTTTTTGCCAGGAAGTTATCGATCACTTTCGCATCGATACCTTTTTGTTTACTGCCTGCTTCTGCCTGTTGCTTCTGGAATTCTTCCGAAGTCAAAACGCTCAATACTTTCACGGTGAAGCTGATCTCCGAGCCTTTTTTGATCATCGGAGGCATTGGCTGCATCATCTTGGCAAATAATGTATCTGCATTGATCATGAATTTCGCGCTGTCGCCAGTCGCCAGCATTGCAAGACCTTCTTCAAAACTACCTTTGAAAGGAGGCGCCTGCAAAACCATTTTCACTGGATTACCTTCCTTGTAAGTATCCCTAAGTGTTGAATCAGTACCATTTTTCAAAACAAGATGGAAAGACATGATATCTCCAAGCTTCGCTTTTCTGGCGTCGTCTTCATGGTCGAAGATCTGGTATTTAAGGCCGCTGTCCGTAACCTGCGTCCGGTATTTGTTGCAGGAAGCTGCCAGGATAGTTATGCCCATCGCATAACCGATTGTTTTAAGATTCATTTGATTGTGTTAATTATGAGATACTTGTGAATTTGATATATCAATTTAAGTTTAGTCAACGCTTAAAAGGGCCTGTTCGTATAATGGAAGTATGCTTAAAAAATACTCAACTGTTTCATTTACTGACTGTTCTGATCTTCCTCCGCTGGCATTTTTATGCCCACCTCCATTAAAATGTGCACTCGCCAGATCTCGCACCGAGAACGAGCCAACAGACCTGAAAGAAATTTTAATTTCTCCCTTTCTTTCAATAAACATAGCCGACATGACCACGTTCTCCACCTGAAGCCCGTAATTCACTATACCTTCCGTTTCGCCGGTACTTGAATTGAATTTCTGCAACTCTGCCTCCGTCAATACCATGTAAGCAGTGCGGTATTTTGGAATAACAACTAGTTTTTGAGAAAGTACGTACCCCAAAAATTGAAGCCTCGACAGGGGTGCATTGTCATAAATCAGCCTGTGTACCCTGCTTGAATCAAATCCCGTGTGCATCAGATCCGCTACCGCAAGGTGAACGTCG
This Dyadobacter sp. UC 10 DNA region includes the following protein-coding sequences:
- a CDS encoding synaptonemal complex protein 1 — its product is MQQEQKNKQSIAWAMVVVLGLATAMFGYLFTTQKQELTQQESMVVEKARELAVTKTKLDSISTVLDSKIAEVERLGGDITELTKMKEKLEADKVAFSRSRRVETNKYLGKIKEYEKFLTEKDEMIAQLKAENEHLVASNDSLSTHVGTLTSERERLVQRQTELTDSVVTFTAANRELSDKVSKAAALRAQNLKILTVNSRGKVKDKEEYKGKKVDKLKLVFNLPENELTAQESKDIYVRVLDPQGAVIADDATGSGEFEVDGAPSKFTTRESVAFQNNNQKVEMLYDNASQFRPGKYNVELYAEGYKIGGGNFTIK
- a CDS encoding polyphosphate kinase 2 family protein is translated as MQDFDPADFRVDGTKKFDISKTKTRFKDIYDNKEDYEAQQREQAEALDELQTLMYAHNRYGLLVIFQAMDAAGKDGTIKHVLAGVNPVGIKIHSFKRPTETELSHDFLWRTNQVLPQRGTITIFNRSYYEEVLVVKVEPDILKESQKLPLELTEDLDKVWKHRYSDIRHLEKYLYRNGIRVIKFFLNVSKEEQAERLIERIEDPSKNWKFDEQDVKVRAKWDEYMNAYEECINATASEKAPWYVVPADDKKNMRLCVAKIIQEELKNMKMSYPAPENGELLQQYIGVIKEQNK
- a CDS encoding non-canonical purine NTP diphosphatase, with protein sequence MKLCFATNNLNKLTEIQALLGDQFELVTLADIGCETDIPEPYDTISENSYGKAAYVHKNFRIDCFADDTGLEVSALNGEPGVMSARYAGPQRDSEDNIALLLQKLSAFTDRSARFVTVITLVLDGTFHQFEGIVQGNIISAKRGTNGFGYDPVFVPDGYEKTFAEMTLEEKSQLSHRARAFTKLVKFLQTNRVDIQP
- a CDS encoding FKBP-type peptidyl-prolyl cis-trans isomerase, whose translation is MNLKTIGYAMGITILAASCNKYRTQVTDSGLKYQIFDHEDDARKAKLGDIMSFHLVLKNGTDSTLRDTYKEGNPVKMVLQAPPFKGSFEEGLAMLATGDSAKFMINADTLFAKMMQPMPPMIKKGSEISFTVKVLSVLTSEEFQKQQAEAGSKQKGIDAKVIDNFLAKNNLAGKARKTASGLVYVPQTEGTGASPVSGDNVKVHYTGKFLDGKEFDSSKNQGKPLDLQVGQGMVIPGWEEGIMLMKKGEKGLLIIPSGLAYGPEAYGPIPGNSVLQFEMELIDFSKGPATPAAPPVAPPSR